In the genome of Bosea sp. ANAM02, the window CGGCGTCGGCAAGACGACGTCGTCGGCTGCGCTCGGCGCCGCGCTCGCCCAGGGCGGGGACAAGGTCGTTGTCGTCGATTTCGACGTCGGCCTGCGCAATCTCGACCTGGTCATGGGCGCCGAGCGGCGCGTGGTCTACGACCTCGTCAACGTCATCCAGGGCGAGGCCAAGCTCACCCAGGCGCTGATCCGCGACAAGCGCGTCGAGACGCTCTATCTGCTGCCGGCCTCGCAGACCCGCGACAAGGACAACCTGACGGCCGAGGGCGTCGCGGCGGTGATCGGCGCGCTGAAAGCGAATTTCGACTGGGTGATCTGCGACAGCCCGGCCGGCATCGAGCGCGGCGCGACGCTGGCCATGCGCCATGCCGACATCGCGATCGTCGTGACCAATCCGGAAGTCTCCTCGGTGCGCGATTCCGACCGGATCATCGGCCTGCTCGATTCCAAGACGCTGAAGGCCGAGAATGGCGAGCGCATGGAGAAGCACCTGCTGCTCACCCGCTACGACCCTCTTCGCGCCGAGCGCGGCGACATGCTGAAGGTCGACGACGTGCTGGAGATCCTGTCGATCCCGCTGCTCGGCATCATCCCCGAGAGCATGGACGTGCTGCGCGCCTCCAATATCGGCTCGCCGGTCACGCTGGCGGACCAGGGCAGCGCCCCTGCGCTCGCCTATTTCGACGCCATCCGCCGGCTCAAGGGCGAGCAGATCCCGGTCACGGTGCCCGGCGAGAAGCGCGGCTTCTTCGGCAAGTTCTTCGGAAGGAAGGCGGCATGAGCATGAATCTGTTCCGCCTCTTCTCCCGCCCCCGCTCGGCCCCCGCCGCTCGGGAAAGGCTGCAAGTGCTGCTCGCCCATGAGCGCGCCGCCGCCGGCGGCGATGCCGACCTGCTCGGCAAGCTGCGGGACGAAATCCTACGCGCGATCTCCAAGCATATGCAGATCGACGACGACAAGGTCAGCGTCCGGATGGAGCGCGGCGCCCAGGTCTCGACGCTCGCCGTCGATATCGAGGTTCCCTTCGACGCCGGCAAGAAGGCGGCGTAACCGCAATCGTTCCCTTGGGCGCGCGGCGGCTATCGGCCGGCCGCGCGTCCGATGATTTCGTCGACCTCGTCGCGATCGATGCGGCGCTGCTCGGACAGCCGCCGGGCAATGGCGGCCTGGGCCGCGAGCATCGCCGGGCGGTACAGGATCGCGGTGGCAGCCGCCGCGCAGCGCTCGCGCAAGGCGGCCTCGTCCGCGGGCTGAAGCAGCGCGATATAGGGCCGCATCTGGCGGAGATCGTCCTCATGGGAAGCGATCGCGCCCGGATACCATTTCAGCCCCTTCTCATTCCAATAGATCATCTCGCCGCAATAGCCGGCGGAGAGGATGATGATCTCGACCTCGGCCCTTCGGCGGTCGACCGGGCGGTCGGCCCGGAATCCGCGCGTGTAGGGTTCGAAGCAGGTCTCGCCCGAGACGCCATAGGGCGGCCGCAGCCAGGCATGGGTGATGGCGCGCCGATGCTCCCAGCCGACGACGATATGGCCAGCCTCATGAAACGCGCAGGCCGCGCGCCGGATCTCGACGGGGATATCGTTCGGAATCGGCATGGCGCTTCACTGTCACCGCCAGCCCTGCCCGCGCAACCCCACGTTCAGTCGAGCAAGATTGCGCCGAAGTTCCGTTGCGGATCGACATCCGCGACGAGGCGCCCGGTCGGGGTCGCGGCATTGCCGCCGGTGCGCGCGAGCCAGCGGCCCGAGCCTGGAGCGGCGTGCAGCACGCCGCCGCCGACCACATCCTGCCCCCGGACGAGGACATGCTCCGGCCAGCCGGTGACGCGACGGCCCGCGAAGGGCGTGAAACCGGTCAGGTCATGCATCGCCGCATCGGTGATCTCCACCTGCCTGCCAGGGTCCCAGATCGCGATATCTGCGTCGTAGCCGGGCAGCAGCGCGCCCTTGCCGGGAAGGTTGTATATTTCGGCCGGCGCCGTCGCCGTGAGGTTGACGAAAGCTTCGAGCCCGCGACCGGCGAATTCCGGGCGGCCTTTCGAGACCAGCGCGTCGAAGAGCAGGGGCAAACGTGTCTCAAGGCCCGGCAGGCCATTGGCGATCTGCTTGAAATTCGGATTCGGCCCGGCCGAAAGCTTGCCGGTCTCGTCGAAGCGATAGGGCGCATGGTCCGAGGAGACCGTCTGGATGTCGCCGAGCGCCAGCGCCTGCCAGAGCGCCTCCTGATCCGCGATCTCGCGCGGCGGCGGCGAGCACATCCATTTCGCGCCTTCCAGACCGGGCTTGTCGAGATCGTGCCGGGTGAGGAAGAGATATTGCGGGCAGGTCTCGGCGAAGACCTTGAGACCGCGCCCGCGCGCATCGCGGATGACCTGCGCGCCCTCGGCCGTCGAGACATGGAAGATCATGATCGGCTGATCGAGCAGTTCGGCCACGGTGATCAGCCGGTTGAAGGCCTCGGCCTCCGAGCCGCGCGGATGGCTGATCGCATGGTATTTCGGCGCGACATAGCCCTTCTCGACGAGCTTCCTGCCCATCCAGGAGATCATGCCGTGGTTCTCGGCGTGTACGCAGATCAGCGCCCGGTTCTGCCGGGCCGTCAGCAGCAGGTCGAGCAATGGCTCGTCATCGACCTTGATCAGGTCATAGGTCATGAAGACCTTGATCGAGGCGTGGCCTTCGCCGATCAGCGCCGGCAGATCCTGCTGGATCGTCCTGGCGTCGGGATTGGCGACGATGAGATGGAAGGCGTAGTCGATCAGCGCACCGCGCCGAGCCAATGCCGCGTAGTCGTCGACGACCTTCCTGAGATCGAGGCCGCGATGCTGGGCGGCAAAGGAGATCAGCGTCGTGTTGCCGCCGAAGGCGGCCGAGGTCGTGGCGCTCTCGAAGGTATCGGCATTGAGCAGACCGCCGGCCGAGACCTGCTCGACATGGGCATGGGTGTCGATGCCGCCGGGCAGGACGAGCTTGCCGGTCGCGTCGATCTCGCGGGCGCCGGCGCCAAGGCCGAGGCCGAGAGCGGCGACCTTGCCGCCCTTGACCGCGAGATCGGCGCGGAAGCTGCCGGTCGCGGCGCCGACCGTGCCGCCGCGAATGACCAGATCATAGTTCGCCGTCATCTGCCCTCGTCCTTCTCAGCGTACCATCAGCGTGCCGATCGCCATCGCGACCGCCGCTTGCGTCGGGTCGATCACGGGGATGCCAAGCGCATCCTCCAGCGGCCGACGGTGGCGCGCCATGCCGGCGCAGCCCATCACGATGGCGCCGGCCCCGTCCAGGTTCTTGAGCTCGGTGCCGATCGTGATCATGCGCGCCAGCGTGCCCTCGCCCGAGGCGCTTTCCGCCACCGACATTTCGAGCGGACGCTCGCCGGCAAGCCTGTCCATCAGCCCCATCTGGCGGAGATAGCGGATATGGCGCGGGATCGAGCGCGACTTGATCGCAATCACGCCGAAGCGGTCCGCCCGCGTCAGCGCCGTCAGCACGCCGCATTCGGCGATGCCGAAGACAGGGCTCGCGGTACCCTCGCGCGCGACATGCAGGCCGGGATCGGAATAGCAGGCGATGACGAAGGCATCGATATCGTTCGCCGCCTCGACACGGCGCCGCAAAGGCAGCGTGACGCTCTCGACATGCTCCTGCGTCTCGATGCCGAGCGGTCCCTCGCGTAAACTCTCGCAAAGGATTTCAGGCCCCTCCGCGAAGGCGAGCGGCACCAGCGCCTGCCGCAAACCCTCGGTGACCATCTCGTTGGAATTGGGATTGATGACGAGGATGCGAGGGCGGCGATTCATCGCAATGATTCCGACGTGGCAGATTCGGGGTTCAGCATGGCATCGCCAGCCGGTTCATGCGACCTCTCGCACGATCCAATCCGCGAGAATCGTGCAGGCGGCCAGGAAATCGTCGATCTCCATCGCCTCGTACGGATTGTGGCTGCCATGCTCGTTGCGCACGAACAGCATCGCGATCGGCACGCCGGCGGCGGCGAAGGCGGCGGAATCATGGGAGGCCGGACTGCCGAGCGGCATGGTCGCGATGCCCTGCCGGTCGGCCGCCGCCTTCAGCCCCGCGACGATACCCGGATCGACCGGGCCGACCGCGGCGCTGGCGCGGGCGCCGAGTTCGAAACTGACACGCCGGCACGCCTCGATCTCGCCGATGGCGGCCAGCATCCTGGCTTCGACGCGCTCCAGCACGGCGGGATCATAGGCGCGCACATCGAGGCTGAAGGCAAAGCTGCCGGGCACCGTCGTCAGGCCGTGGACGGCGGGGTCGGTGTGGAAGCGCCCGAGCGTCACCGCCATCGGGAAGCCCGCCGCCTCCTCCTCCTGCCAGAGCCGGTCGAGCATCACGGCGAATTCGGCGCCAGCCATGGCGGCGTCGCGGCGGAAGCGGCGGGGCGTGCCGACATGGTCGTGCCGGCCTACGATGCGCGCGTCGGGATAGCGGAAATTGCCTGGCACGCCGGTGCAGATCGCGACCGGCAGCTTCGATTCGACCAGGCTCGGCGCCTGCTCGATATGGACTTCGAGGAAGGCCCGGATCGTGGCGGGGTCGAGATGGCGCTCGCGCCGGCGGATCGCATCGGCATCGCCGCCGCTGGCATCGATGCTGGCGGCCAGCACGCGGCCGTCATCGATGCGCCGGGCTTCGAGCGCGCCATCCGGCAAGGTGCCGAGCGCCGAGCGGCTGCCGATATAGGAGACCTGGAACCAGACGCTCTCC includes:
- the minD gene encoding septum site-determining protein MinD → MGKVIVVTSGKGGVGKTTSSAALGAALAQGGDKVVVVDFDVGLRNLDLVMGAERRVVYDLVNVIQGEAKLTQALIRDKRVETLYLLPASQTRDKDNLTAEGVAAVIGALKANFDWVICDSPAGIERGATLAMRHADIAIVVTNPEVSSVRDSDRIIGLLDSKTLKAENGERMEKHLLLTRYDPLRAERGDMLKVDDVLEILSIPLLGIIPESMDVLRASNIGSPVTLADQGSAPALAYFDAIRRLKGEQIPVTVPGEKRGFFGKFFGRKAA
- the minE gene encoding cell division topological specificity factor MinE; this encodes MNLFRLFSRPRSAPAARERLQVLLAHERAAAGGDADLLGKLRDEILRAISKHMQIDDDKVSVRMERGAQVSTLAVDIEVPFDAGKKAA
- the hydA gene encoding dihydropyrimidinase produces the protein MTANYDLVIRGGTVGAATGSFRADLAVKGGKVAALGLGLGAGAREIDATGKLVLPGGIDTHAHVEQVSAGGLLNADTFESATTSAAFGGNTTLISFAAQHRGLDLRKVVDDYAALARRGALIDYAFHLIVANPDARTIQQDLPALIGEGHASIKVFMTYDLIKVDDEPLLDLLLTARQNRALICVHAENHGMISWMGRKLVEKGYVAPKYHAISHPRGSEAEAFNRLITVAELLDQPIMIFHVSTAEGAQVIRDARGRGLKVFAETCPQYLFLTRHDLDKPGLEGAKWMCSPPPREIADQEALWQALALGDIQTVSSDHAPYRFDETGKLSAGPNPNFKQIANGLPGLETRLPLLFDALVSKGRPEFAGRGLEAFVNLTATAPAEIYNLPGKGALLPGYDADIAIWDPGRQVEITDAAMHDLTGFTPFAGRRVTGWPEHVLVRGQDVVGGGVLHAAPGSGRWLARTGGNAATPTGRLVADVDPQRNFGAILLD
- a CDS encoding aspartate/glutamate racemase family protein, producing the protein MNRRPRILVINPNSNEMVTEGLRQALVPLAFAEGPEILCESLREGPLGIETQEHVESVTLPLRRRVEAANDIDAFVIACYSDPGLHVAREGTASPVFGIAECGVLTALTRADRFGVIAIKSRSIPRHIRYLRQMGLMDRLAGERPLEMSVAESASGEGTLARMITIGTELKNLDGAGAIVMGCAGMARHRRPLEDALGIPVIDPTQAAVAMAIGTLMVR
- a CDS encoding Zn-dependent hydrolase, encoding MTATARTPHIDAAIATAVAAQRNWVEVLFGRLSEGSRDAPGITRDTYGAGEDFGHRLLVEHGEARGLAVSHDFAANTYVTLPGRESGAPRILMGSHLDSVPHGGNFDGAAGVVAGLVVIETLRALGIQPYCDVTAMGVRAEESVWFQVSYIGSRSALGTLPDGALEARRIDDGRVLAASIDASGGDADAIRRRERHLDPATIRAFLEVHIEQAPSLVESKLPVAICTGVPGNFRYPDARIVGRHDHVGTPRRFRRDAAMAGAEFAVMLDRLWQEEEAAGFPMAVTLGRFHTDPAVHGLTTVPGSFAFSLDVRAYDPAVLERVEARMLAAIGEIEACRRVSFELGARASAAVGPVDPGIVAGLKAAADRQGIATMPLGSPASHDSAAFAAAGVPIAMLFVRNEHGSHNPYEAMEIDDFLAACTILADWIVREVA